The stretch of DNA CCCTGTATATTGAAGGCAATATTGTGAGAAATTTACAAGATGCTTTTGCAGATGCCATCTACTTATTAGATGTGAACAACTATACAATTATTGGCAATGATGTGATTTCACCTGACTGGGGTATATATATCACAGATGGCAATGATGGCTATACACCGCCTGTTCCATCATTGGTAGCCAACAATATGGTGATCAGCGAAACGGATTATGCCATATACCTGAATGATGTTGAATCCACGGATTTCTTTCACAATACTGTTTTGGGCGATCCCGGCTTGGGATTGAACGATGTGGAAATAGGTGTTCGTGTAGTTAACAATATTATGGCGAGTTTAACGGGCTATGCACTGGATTACTCAGATGCAGATCCGCTTGATTCACTGGATTACAACATCTATTACACACCTGTATCCAATACCAATTTTGTAGAAGTAGGAACTGCAAATTTTGTTGATCTGGCAGATTTTCAGGCCAATTTACCCGGTAATTACAACACCAATTCATTGGAAGGTAATCCAATATTTATATCTACTTCCAATGATCTTCATGTGCTTGGCCCACTGGCAGATTCATCAGCTACACCAATTGGAATTACGGTTGATGTCGATGGCGATACCAGGAATGCGACTTTCCCTGATATCGGTGCCGATGAATTTGATGTAAGGCAAATTGATATCGCATTATTGGAAATTTTGGAGCAACCACAGGATGATTGTGATATTGCTGCTGATTCAATTGTGGTGCGTATAGCTGGTTTTGGTATTCAGCCACAGTCCAATGTGGATGTTTATTATTCTGTTAATGGTGCTGCACCTGTTTTAGGAGGAACCGGTACTGCAAGTGTTGGAATTGCAGAGTATGACACTGTTACATTAAGTGGATTTGATTTTACTATGGATGGTATTTATGATATAGAGATATTTGTATCAGTAGCCAATGATGAAGAGTTGAGCAATGATACTATAAATACCACAGTAGAAAATCTGGCCATTCCTGATTTGATCGTTGACAATGTATCTGCAATCTGTGACAGTGGTACTGCAACTATAGATGTAAGCACTACTGCAATGATGGTGAACTGGTATTTGGAAAATGATACTGCTTCAGCAGTGTATGATACTGGCAGAAGTGTAGTTACGCCTTTCTTAACTGAAAGCGATACTTTGTATGCAGAGTTGATTGACGAGCAAAGTGGTTTTGTAGGGCCTTTGGATAATACAATTGGAACTACAAATACTTCTGCCTTAACAAATCAATACATGATTTTTGATGTATTCCAAACGCTCACTTTAAATTCAGTACTAATTATTGGCGATGGAACAGGGGGTACAATCACTGTAACACTGGAGGACAACAATAGCAATGTATTGCAAACAGCTTCATTGAATATTGTTGATGGACCTAACCGTTATAATTTAGGATTTGTCATTCCACCGGGTACGGGATATCAACTGAGAGTTCAGAACTTTGGAAGTGCAAGTATTTACAGAAATACTACAGGAGCTAATTATCCTTATGAATTGCCCGGATTTTTGACCATTACAGGAAATAGCTTTAGCCCTACATATGTATATTACTTCTACGATTGGGAAATCTTAGTTCCCGGATGTAACTCAGACCTGATTCCTGTACCTGTACCGGTAAATCCAAGTCCGGTTGTTAATCTTGGAGCCGACAGTGAGATTTGCCAGGGCGATGCACTGGTGCTCGATGCCGGAAATGCAGGCGCAGATTATGAATGGTCAGATGGAAGTGACAATCAGACCTTGTCTGTAAGTACTGCAGGAGATTATTCTGTTACTGTTACCGACCCAAGTACATGTTCTGATAGCGATACGGTATCAGTGGCTGTTAATCCACTGCCCTCTGTTAGTATTGGAAATGATACCACGCTTTGTGATACTGCCTGGGTGATATTTGATGCAGGAGCTGGATTTGATGCTTACCGTTGGACTTTAAATGGTGATTTAGTAGGAAACACGCAAATGATTACTGTTGAGTTCCCAGGTACATACACTGTAGAAGTTGAAACTGATCAAGCATGTACAAATACGGCTTCAGCAACAATTACTGTTGAAAATTGTGTAGGTATAGAAGGATTGTTTGCTGAAAATGCAATCAGTATTTATCCTAATCCTAACGATGGTCAATTCAATCTCAGTGTAGATATGGAACAGACTACCAAAGCTTTGTTTACTTTGGTTGATCTCAGTGGCAAAGTGATTTATGAAGAAGAGTTAACGCTGAACCAGGGGAACACTATTCGCAATTATGATTTTGATCTCTTGAGTGCCGGAGTTTATCTGGTTAAACTTACTACTGAAAAAGATCACCATGTACAGCGACTAGTGATCGACTGATAAAGCATCAAAATTTTATTTAAAAGGACAGCAGGTTATTTATATAGCCTGCTGTTTTTTTTGAGAATGGATTATGGAGTTTCACTTTGGTATCATTGCCGCTTGCTGAGAGGTACTTTACTTTTTTCTGTTTGCCTTTTCCCAAACAACGCTTTGTTCCCCCTTCAGCAAACTATAAAGGCCTGCAAAGACAGCAAAATTCATAAAGCAGAAGTAAAAGGGTACAAAAAATACTTTGAATTTCATTTTATTTTGCTCTGCTAACCAGCCTACTATGGCCAACAAATAAAAGAGACATTGTAAAAATAAAAGCACTTGAAAATAGATGGAGCCCGTTAGTGCTAAATGGATATTGACCAGTAACAAGAGCGGAAGGCATAGCGGTGCAATAGTCCAACGCAATACCCTGTGCGAGAAATATTGAAAACTCAACAAACCATAGCGAAAAGGATTGAGTAGCTTCCTGAGCCGATATGCAGCCTGCCAACCACCAGCAGCTATGCGCTTTTTTCTTTTAAATTCTTCACTGATATCATTTGAAGGACCTTCAATAGCATAAGCTTCAGAATCATAAACAACTGAATGACCTTTAGCGGCTATATTAATGGTCATATGAAAATCCTCTACCAATGTATCGTTCTCTACAGCTTCATAAAGTTCAGCTCTAATGGCAAATAATTCTCCGGCAGCGCCAACTACAGTATGAAATAGTGATTCCCATTTTTTAATAAGTGATTCGTATTTCCAGTAAATACCTTCTCCGGCAGCACTTGCCCCCATGCTACTTTCTATTTGAATGCGTTTTTCTCCTGCGACTGCTCCAATTTTGTTCTCTTTAAAATGCCTTAAAAGATTGAAAACAGCATCCCTATTAAGCAGGGTATTGGCATCTGTAAAGACTACAATTTCTGAATTTACAAAAGGCATTACTCTTTGTACTGCCGCAATTTTTCCTTTTCTCTCATTTTTGTGAAAAGCTTTTATCTCTGAAAAACGCTTGATGATTTCCGCTGTGCGATCATTGGAGCCATCACTGACAAAAAAGTATGTAAGCTTATCCTTGGGATAATCTTGCTCAAAACAGTTTTCGATCTTTTGTTGAATAAAATCTTCTTCATTATAGGCTGCCACCAGCAAGCATACATTAGGTAAGCCAGGATCGTTTTTTATATATTGTTTGGGTTGTGATTTCTTCAGGAATTGCCCGGCTTTGGCTAAAACAGCAATGAGCATTCCATAGCCAATATAGGTGTAAAAAAGCAAGCCCAATAAAATCCAAAAAAGTAATTCCACTAATATAGTTTTGCAGAATAAAATTAATTTATTCAGTATTGATACTGATTGAACCCAAATTATGCATTAGAATTTGCCCAGAAGGCAGACGAGCTTGCCTTTTGGCAAATGTCTGGGTTAATCTCTAAAGCGCTCCTCTATCTATCAAAGCCTTTAATTTGAATATTGCAGCAAGAGAAATTCCGTCAGTGATTTCTCCCTGCATTGCTCGTTGGTATAATTCTTCAAAAGGTAATTTAATAATTTTCAAGTCCTCATTATCATCGGGCTGGGCAGGGCCAAAACTTAAATCTCTTGCTACAAATACGATAGCTTCTTCTGATGTGGCACAATTGGAAGTTACCATTTTTAGAAGCTCAGTCCATTGCCCGGCCTTTATACCGGTTTCTTCTAACAATTCTCTTTTTGCAGATTCTACTGGTGAAACTGTTTTATCGCCACCACCTTCTACAATTTCCCAGAAGTAATCATTTAATGGAAAACGGTATTGCCCAACAATCCAGGTGTTGAGCTCTTCATCCAATGGAATAATACCCACCGCAATGGATTTTAAATCCAATACAGAATAGATGGTATCATTTCCACTGGGATCAACTACCTGATATTCTTCTAAATGAATCCAGGGATTGTCGTAAATGGTTTTAGAAGATTTTGCTTTCCATTTTCCCGGGTACTTGGGCAATTTATCCATAGTTCTCAATGATTTTCTGTACAAGTTTTGGTGTGCCTATGGCGGCAGTTTCTTGAATAATTTCAAAATTGCTTATAGCACTTTCAGGAGTTTTTGGATCTATGAGAAATTTAGGAATAGAGGGAGCCGTGTAATTGATTAGTCCAGCTGCCGGATAGACTTGTAGTGATGTGCCGATTACGGCAAAAATATCTGCCTCCTGTGCCTGTTGAGCTGCGGGTTCAATCATGGGGACCATTTCACCAAACCAGACTATATGTGGCCGCAGTTGATGGCCTTTTTTACAGAGATCACCGGGGAGTATGTCTTTTCTACATTCATAAATCAGGTTTTCATCTCCTGAAGAACGCATTTTCAACAATTCACCGTGCAAGTGCAGCACATTTTTTGATCCGGCTCTTTCATGCAGGTCATCAACATTTTGAGTGATAATCTGCACATCAAAATATTTCTCTAAATCTGCCAATGCCTCATGGCCTGGGTTTGGTTGTGCTTCAAGTACTTGTCTTCTTCTTTTATTGTAAAAATCAAGTACCAATTCAGGATTGGCCTTCCAGCCTTCTGGTGAGGCTACTTCCATTATGTCGTGATTTTCCCAAAGGCCACCGGAATCTCTAAAAGTACTGATTCCGGAATCAGCACTCATTCCAGCTCCTGTCAGTATAACAATTTTCATTATCCAGCTCTTTCTTCTTCCAGACCCATATCTTGTTCAAATTCGTAATATTTCACGAATTCAATATCTATACCTCGAAATCCATCGGTGTTTTCAGGGTTCAAAATTATTTCAATTTGCCCGGGAATGCCAATTTGATCCTTAAATTTCCAGGTGTACCAACCCAATTCATCTTTTTCACCTGGGCCAAATCGTTTTGTGAATTCCCTTATAAGCTCATCAAAAACACGCGCTTTCTCTTCTTCATTTTCCAGTGTGTAGTAGGCTATGATCATATCAAGCCTGTTGTCATTATTGAAAAAGTATTCCAGCTCTAATTGTGGTTCGTCTTGCTCATTGAGTTGATAATTATAAAGCAAATAATCCGGATATTCTTCAGTTGGTTCTGATGCTTCAGTTTCAAGCACAGTAGCTTTATTGATATCAAACTCTATACCTCTGAACATCATTTGTTCATTTTTCAGAATAAACTGTGTATGCGGACTGAAATCATTAAAGTCTTTACAGGAACTGAGGAGGATAAGTGCTAAAATAGAAATGCTGATCAATTTGTTCATGAGCCGATTTTTTATAAAAATACAAGATTATTTTTCAAAAACACCCAGTGTGGTTTTTCATAGGGTTTGTTGCAAAATAAGGTCAACAGAATTGAGGTAGTTATTTTGTTCTTTTTCGAGGCGTCAAAAGCTGCGAATAGCCGGGGCTCTTTAAAGTTTTTGCAACAATGAAAAAGAACAAAAGAACAAGTCAAAATGTGGAATTTATTTTGTTACAAGCCCTTAGTGCTTTGTTAAAATATTTGACAATATCAGAGGCAATAAGAAAATTGGGGTGTAATTTTTTAAGTGCCAAATCTCCTGCCATCCCATGCAAATAAACGCCTAAAATAGCAGCTGCTGCAGCGCTGTATTCTTGTGCAAGAAAACCACAAATTAAGCCTGTCAAAACATCTCCACTTCCGCCTGTTGCCATTCCCGGGTTCCCTGTATTGTTCCAATAAATGCTGCCATCGGGCAATGCTATAGCCGTATGTCCACCTTTTAAAACAATGATCAGCTTTAAGGCTTTTGCTTTTTCTTTAAGTAATTCCAATTGTGCCCAGTCATCTTTGCTTTTTCCGAATAAGCGTTCAAATTCTTTGGGATGGGGTGTGAGAATAGTGTTTTCAGGCAGCTTCTGTAATAAATCAGGTTTTTTGGCCAAAATATTCAATGCATCAGCATCCCAAACAGATGGTATTTGAGCATTACTAATTAATTTCTCAATAGCTGATTGTGTTTGTGCATCTTGACCCAATCCAGGGCCAATACCTATTGCATTTACTATTGTAGGAATATCAACAGCACTTACAAGATATTTATGTGCATCAATGCTCAGCATTACTTCTGGAACCGAACTGTGAAGGGCAGTGACAGCAAAAGAAGGAATATGTGCAGTTGTTAGACCGGCACCAGTGCGCAAGCAGGCTTTTGCTGCCAGTATTATAGCCCCAGCTTTTCCATAGGATCCACCAATAAGCAGTGCATGGCCAAAATCTCCTTTGTGATTGAATTTGTATCTTGTTTTTAGAAGCTGCGCTGCATCTGAGAAATCTATCAGATGATAAGTGCAATCTTGTTTTGCAATAAATTCGGGATCTAAACCGATAGAGCGGCTGATCCAATAGCCTACATATGGGAAATGTTGCGCCAGAAAAAAGGACAGTTTAGGTCTTTCAAAACTGAATGTATAATCTGCCATAAAAATGGTGCCGCTGGAGGGGCTGTCTGCTTTTAGCCCAGAAGGAATGTCAATGGCTACACGTATTGAAGCTGCATTGTTAAGGGCTTTTACCAATTTTTCGGGCAATCCTTCGAGAGGACGGTCTAAACCGGAGCCGAAAAGTGCATCTATTGCAATACTGCCGGCATCTATTTTTTCAATGTCTTTTTCTGCGGAAATAAAAGTGATTTTACTTTTTGACAAGTCCTGAAGTCTTTTCAGGTTGCTTTCAAAATCAGGACTTCCTTTTTCTTTTAATTTTAAAACAACTGTTTTTACCGAAAATCCTTTTTTAAGCAAAATACGGGAAACAACCAGTCCATCACCACCATTGTTGCCCTGTCCGCAAAAGACTGAAACACTTGATCGATCATGAAAATTAGAGGTAAACCATTTGCAGAAAACTTTTGATGCCCTTTCCATCAAATCAATGGAGGCAATAGGTTCATTTTTAATGGTGTATTGGTCGGCTTTTCTGAC from Chitinophagales bacterium encodes:
- a CDS encoding NAD-dependent deacylase encodes the protein MKIVILTGAGMSADSGISTFRDSGGLWENHDIMEVASPEGWKANPELVLDFYNKRRRQVLEAQPNPGHEALADLEKYFDVQIITQNVDDLHERAGSKNVLHLHGELLKMRSSGDENLIYECRKDILPGDLCKKGHQLRPHIVWFGEMVPMIEPAAQQAQEADIFAVIGTSLQVYPAAGLINYTAPSIPKFLIDPKTPESAISNFEIIQETAAIGTPKLVQKIIENYG
- a CDS encoding NUDIX hydrolase codes for the protein MDKLPKYPGKWKAKSSKTIYDNPWIHLEEYQVVDPSGNDTIYSVLDLKSIAVGIIPLDEELNTWIVGQYRFPLNDYFWEIVEGGGDKTVSPVESAKRELLEETGIKAGQWTELLKMVTSNCATSEEAIVFVARDLSFGPAQPDDNEDLKIIKLPFEELYQRAMQGEITDGISLAAIFKLKALIDRGAL
- a CDS encoding glycosyltransferase family 2 protein translates to MELLFWILLGLLFYTYIGYGMLIAVLAKAGQFLKKSQPKQYIKNDPGLPNVCLLVAAYNEEDFIQQKIENCFEQDYPKDKLTYFFVSDGSNDRTAEIIKRFSEIKAFHKNERKGKIAAVQRVMPFVNSEIVVFTDANTLLNRDAVFNLLRHFKENKIGAVAGEKRIQIESSMGASAAGEGIYWKYESLIKKWESLFHTVVGAAGELFAIRAELYEAVENDTLVEDFHMTINIAAKGHSVVYDSEAYAIEGPSNDISEEFKRKKRIAAGGWQAAYRLRKLLNPFRYGLLSFQYFSHRVLRWTIAPLCLPLLLLVNIHLALTGSIYFQVLLFLQCLFYLLAIVGWLAEQNKMKFKVFFVPFYFCFMNFAVFAGLYSLLKGEQSVVWEKANRKK
- a CDS encoding NAD(P)H-hydrate dehydratase, whose product is MKILSTEQVRKADQYTIKNEPIASIDLMERASKVFCKWFTSNFHDRSSVSVFCGQGNNGGDGLVVSRILLKKGFSVKTVVLKLKEKGSPDFESNLKRLQDLSKSKITFISAEKDIEKIDAGSIAIDALFGSGLDRPLEGLPEKLVKALNNAASIRVAIDIPSGLKADSPSSGTIFMADYTFSFERPKLSFFLAQHFPYVGYWISRSIGLDPEFIAKQDCTYHLIDFSDAAQLLKTRYKFNHKGDFGHALLIGGSYGKAGAIILAAKACLRTGAGLTTAHIPSFAVTALHSSVPEVMLSIDAHKYLVSAVDIPTIVNAIGIGPGLGQDAQTQSAIEKLISNAQIPSVWDADALNILAKKPDLLQKLPENTILTPHPKEFERLFGKSKDDWAQLELLKEKAKALKLIIVLKGGHTAIALPDGSIYWNNTGNPGMATGGSGDVLTGLICGFLAQEYSAAAAAILGVYLHGMAGDLALKKLHPNFLIASDIVKYFNKALRACNKINSTF